A genome region from Anastrepha obliqua isolate idAnaObli1 chromosome 4, idAnaObli1_1.0, whole genome shotgun sequence includes the following:
- the LOC129244595 gene encoding trypsin alpha-like, whose product MFKFVILLSAFACVLGASVPEGLVPQLDGRIVGGAATTISSFPWQISLQRSGSHSCGGSIYSSNIIVTAAHCLQRVTASVLKVRAGSTTWNSGGVLIQVSAFKNHESYSSSAYTNDIAVIRLASSLSFSSSIKAISLASSAPANGAAAAVSGWGTLTSGASSIPSTLQYVDVNIVSLSRCASSSYGYGSQVKGAMICAAASGKDACQGDSGGPLVSGGVLVGVVSWGYGCAYSNYPGVYADVAALRSWVVRAASSV is encoded by the coding sequence ATGTTCAAGTTCGTAATTCTATTGTCGGCATTCGCCTGCGTACTGGGCGCATCTGTACCTGAGGGTCTCGTCCCGCAATTGGATGGACGTATTGTCGGTGGTGCTGCTACCACGATCAGTTCCTTCCCATGGCAAATATCCTTGCAGCGTTCGGGCTCTCATTCTTGCGGTGGATCGATTTACAGCTCTAACATCATTGTAACCGCTGCTCACTGTTTGCAAAGGGTTACCGCTTCTGTGCTGAAGGTCCGCGCTGGTTCCACAACCTGGAACTCCGGCGGTGTATTGATACAGGTCTCCGCATTCAAGAATCACGAATCTTACTCCTCCAGCGCCTATACCAACGACATTGCCGTTATCCGTTTGGCTTCTTCACTTTCGTTCAGTTCATCCATCAAAGCAATCAGTTTGGCTAGCTCAGCACCTGCCAATGGCGCCGCTGCTGCTGTGTCCGGCTGGGGTACTCTAACATCCGGTGCGTCGTCAATTCCCAGCACATTGCAGTATGTCGATGTGAATATTGTCAGTTTGTCTAGGTGCGCTTCGAGTTCTTATGGCTATGGTAGCCAAGTCAAAGGCGCCATGATCTGTGCTGCTGCATCCGGCAAAGACGCTTGCCAGGGTGATTCTGGTGGCCCATTGGTATCTGGTGGAGTGTTGGTTGGTGTTGTATCCTGGGGTTACGGTTGTGCATACTCCAACTATCCAGGTGTGTACGCTGACGTGGCTGCTCTACGTTCGTGGGTGGTGCGCGCCGCTAGCTCAGTttaa